Proteins encoded by one window of Anticarsia gemmatalis isolate Benzon Research Colony breed Stoneville strain chromosome 15, ilAntGemm2 primary, whole genome shotgun sequence:
- the LOC142978988 gene encoding uncharacterized protein LOC142978988, translating into MWAQKAGITLAFTCFILTGSFASHCADIEKRYSPQRRDCHRDLFLIWDSKPSQAITALFTMVLRYAIGIDNINMVPSSLNAIAKEKLPEEDSSYMLGLSLGWEPTKPLAEWKVNEYRAAGLAGWRLSEMGASGVPASVRLHAYIPEQYRQLTECADATQFDFFTHPSDIETLTKCGFEIQLEVSNSSDSSSSKNYSVTVFELDSLQSKTKYALTIFTNPTPLQLKFKDLDRAAMFTRNNSYLFLDYDMWSEHKTVSEVHLPPCTLGVDFQCLQKQDTTIGMRVADSAPLINYEPQIFQLAHSFRPPMESIRYILELMSDGETAKSAACDWAFKNKDIVDEWVKFYNYDYFEVPVFYCDDDPDAEEYDKLIDILNKEIDGMIVNARANFDIKSRAHRMNCSDKNALRDTMSMYTPADLREQILGAVVGGVEGITEAIEAVNRVNIPMIMYNGVAVDVDSTAFSWLSTGNSFQLALALQNFIKSMNWTRVAVLSEDSLTAKQFVNNLQNLDGFSFGDYALPKKLTLDNAKNILHVLKEEARVVYINANYRDAATILSAAVSMGMNDEEKFAWIVRDWQPNKITKDLKHFTLSYWCRNISDVSDTTGVAVIRNKMKELWPTRLLPPQATALADAVFMLVHIFIPAYARHPEFRNDIHAEGLKNLIEQSIIEEPVEGIIQKLIYNGRSLEEAVVFVEEWRGEDRELLARWHVSATTRTVRIERELRAAYTGIPPHDGTSTCFVPSGGPYLPTCHDGMIRAVIVLFVSAIITSIICGLRNRRRQSQTNRARNQQLSLCQLNIANMKSTLAAHKINPSALELRHKIGTGRYGDVRLAMFFSRRRGPKIVAAKELRENVEEKLSETCVLASLDHDRIIRLVGVCLDREPPLVVTEMAFFGDLLKYLQTRRYLAESVASKIVAGTVVVCEETAHVSAEALTRLAHQAASALAYLSLRGVIHCKLCASSCLVDASRSLKLADFSMARTTATSDVEVSKKKENVTWISPKTEDEPYSFASDIWSFGVLVLQMVTLGKLPAEEKPYLIDPQMITESGSPRLPIDASTETKELVQMCWRLDPEERASAEQLVAFLTQQPSALRPALHPQLTK; encoded by the exons TTATATGCTGGGTCTATCCTTGGGTTGGGAGCCAACAAAACCTTTGGCGGAATGGAAAGTGAACGAATACCGAGCCGCAGGGCTGGCGGGTTGGCGATTATCAGAAATGGGGGCAAGTGGTGTGCCAGCAAGTGTGCGACTCCATGCCTACATACCCGAGCAGTACCGGCAACTGACGGAGTGCGCCGATGCAACTCAATTCGACTTCTTCACACACCCAAGTGACATTGAAACACTCACAAAATGCGGTTTCGAGATTCAATTAGAAGTCTCTAATTCGAg cGACAGCAGCAGTAGCAAGAATTACTCCGTGACAGTGTTCGAACTCGACAGCCTCCAGTCGAAAACAAAATATGCACTTACGATATTCACTAACCCAACTCCCCTTCAACTAAAATTCAAAGACCTCGATCGTGCTGCCATGTTTACGagaaataattcatatttatttcttgattATGACATGTGGTCGGAACACAAAACTGTGAGTGAAGTACACCTTCCCCCCTGTACACTCGGCGTAGACTTCCAATGTTTACAAAAACAGGACACTACTATTGGAATGCGTGTCGCTGACTCTGCACCACTCATCAACTATGAACCGCAAATCTTCCAGCTTGCTCATAGTTTTAGACCTCCTATGGAATCAATAAGATATATACTAGAATTAATGAGCGACGGTGAAACTGCTAAGAGTGCAGCCTGTGATTGGGCTTTTAAAAATAAGGATATCGTTGATGAGTgggtaaaattttacaattacgaTTATTTTGAAGTGCCCGTTTTCTACTGTGACGATGATCCCGACGCTGAAGAATATGATAAACTAATTGATATTCTTAATAAAGAAATTGATGGAATGATAGTTAATGCGCGTGCAAACTTTGATATTAAATCTCGCGCTCATCGCATGAATTGTTCGGACAAGAACGCTTTGAGAGATACAATGTCCATGTATACACCGGCCGACTTGAGAGAACAAATATTAGGAGCTGTTGTAGGTGGAGTGGAAGGTATAACAGAGGCTATAGAGGCTGTGAATCGAGTCAACATACCAATGATAATGTACAATGGCGTCGCAGTCGATGTTGATTCTACTGCGTTTTCATGGCTGTCTACCGGTAATTCCTTCCAGTTAGCACTTGCTCtgcaaaactttattaaaagcaTGAATTGGACTCGTGTTGCAGTTCTATCTGAGGACTCTTTAACGGCTAAACAGTTTGTAAACAACTTACAAAACCTAGATGGTTTCTCTTTCGGTGACTATGctttaccaaaaaaattaacacTGGATAATGCTAAAAACATTCTTCACGTTTTAAAAGAAGAAGCGCGCGTTGTTTATATAAACGCAAATTATAGAGATGCCGCTACTATTCTATCAGCAGCAGTTTCTATGGGTATGAATGATGAAGAGAAATTCGCTTGGATCGTACGAGACTGGCaaccaaataaaataacgaaGGATTTAAAACACTTCACTTTGTCATATTGGTGTCGCAATATAAGTGATGTGTCGGATACCACGGGTGTGGCAGTTATTCGCAATAAGATGAAAGAGTTATGGCCGACGCGCCTGTTGCCGCCGCAAGCCACGGCGCTAGCTGATGCTGTGTTTATGCTGGTACATATATTTATCCCTGCCTATGCTAGACATCCAGAATTCCGAAACGACATCCACGCCGAAGGACTTAAAAA TTTGATTGAACAGAGCATCATCGAGGAGCCAGTTGAAGGCATCATCCAAAAACTGATCTACAATGGACGATCACTGGAAGAAGCAGTAGTATTTGTGGAAGAGTGGCGTGGTGAGGATCGTGAGCTCCTAGCGAGATGGCACGTCAGCGCGACTACACGCACCGTCCGTATCGAGAGGGAGCTCCGTGCAGCCTACACCGGCATTCCGCCACACGATGGTACCTCAACATGCTTCGTTCCCTCCGGTGGCCCGTATCTGCCGACTTGCCACGATGGAATGATAAGAGCGGTTATCGTCTTATTTGTGAGCGCAATTATAACATCAATTATTTGTGGCCTTCGCAACCGACGTCGCCAATCACAAACTAACCGGGCCAGAAATCAACAACTATCACTGTGTCAGCTGAATATTGCAAACATGAAGTCTACACTCGCCGCTCATAAGATCAATCCTTCGGCACTAGAGTTACGCCATAAGATCGGCACTGGTCGCTATGGTGATGTGCGTCTTGCGATGTTTTTTTCTCGTAGGCGAGGACCAAAAATAGTCGCCGCGAAAGAGTTACGTGAAAACGTTGAAGAAAAATTAAGTGAGACATGCGTCCTTGCCAGTCTTGATCACGATCGCATTATACGACTAGTCGGTGTTTGTCTCGATCGTGAGCCACCGTTGGTAGTTACGGAGATGGCGTTCTTTGGGGATTTACTTAAGTATCTTCAGACTCGTCGTTACTTAGCCGAGAGCGTTGCTAGTAAAATAGTTGCAGGCACTGTCGTTGTGTGCGAGGAGACAGCACATGTGTCAGCGGAGGCGCTAACTCGGCTGGCGCATCAGGCAGCCTCGGCATTAGCGTATCTGTCATTAAGAGGTGTGATCCATTGCAAGTTGTGTGCCTCGAGCTGTTTGGTGGATGCAAGTCGTTCGCTAAAGCTAGCAGACTTTAGTATGGCTCGTACGACAGCCACATCAGATGTAgaagtttctaaaaaaaaagaGAATGTGACGTGGATATCACCGAAGACCGAGGACGAGCCGTACTCCTTCGCATCGGACATTTGGTCGTTTGGTGTGCTCGTGTTGCAAATGGTGACGCTTGGCAAGCTGCCGGCGGAGGAGAAACCATACTTAATAGATCCTCAGATGATAACAGAGAGTGGCAGCCCGCGACTGCCGATTGACGCTTCCACAGAAAC GAAAGAGTTGGTGCAGATGTGCTGGAGACTGGACCCGGAGGAGCGGGCGTCTGCGGAACAACTAGTGGCGTTCCTCACGCAACAACCGAGCGCGCTGCGACCTGCCCTCCATCCACAGCTGactaaataa